The following are encoded in a window of Manihot esculenta cultivar AM560-2 chromosome 8, M.esculenta_v8, whole genome shotgun sequence genomic DNA:
- the LOC110621006 gene encoding fra a 1-associated protein yields the protein MGWVWRDDEPDELNSSSPAGETSEYWKSPDSSSGKPCSTRKVVKSMCKTEEVEPGKFVRKCEKTEEILRECLGEPVEVLKSNKEYTEDDVTDVMVKGSSSVGQFDNSPFSFPGLRSDVEGIEHHFLDGINRFFEAAEQMRSSFFDVFGDLHKDKPSSSPSMRRGIPVEDYPKKGDPSPKQRKPDAGDIDLSGLARDV from the exons ATGGGATGGGTTTGGAGAGACGACGAGCCAGACGAGCTCAATTCTTCGTCGCCTGCCGGTGAAACTAGCGAATATTGGAAAAGCCCTGATTCATCCTCTGGGAAGCCATGCTCCACAAGGAAGGTGGTGAAGTCTATGTGCAAGACAGAAGAGGTGGAACCTGGAAAGTTCGTGAGGAAGTGCGAGAAAACTGAGGAGATTCTCAGAGAGTGCCTTGGAGA GCCTGTCGAGGTGCTGAAGTCCAACAAGGAGTACACTGAAGATGATGTCACAGATGTGATGGTTAAAGGGTCTTCCTCGGTAGGCCAATTTGATAACTCACCATTTAGCTTCCCGGGTCTTCGAAGTGATGTTGAAGGCATTGAGCATCACTTCCTCGATGGCATCAATCGATTTTTTGAAGCAGCTGAACAGATGAGGAGTAGCTTTTTCGATGTTTTTGGGGACTTGCATAAGGACAAGCCATCGTCCTCACCATCTATGAGACGAGGGATACCTGTTGAAGACTATCCTAAAAAAGGTGATCCTTCTCCTAAGCAAAGGAAGCCTGACGCAGGTGATATTGATCTTTCTGGTTTGGCCAGAGACGTTTGA